A window of the Helianthus annuus cultivar XRQ/B chromosome 4, HanXRQr2.0-SUNRISE, whole genome shotgun sequence genome harbors these coding sequences:
- the LOC110937540 gene encoding zinc finger CCCH domain-containing protein 1, with protein sequence MAEKSEQSPPKTEQVCNFFRKPSKNKNIRKRPHNEQEDDSTTEQEEEPSVIINKKKQITPDNKLHFATAPSKRSIVDQQHPDPADTKATIFQFDSSKEIQVQNDSRATATLETETDFSTDARAIRERVLKQADEALKRKGDAGNGEKLYKGIHGYTDYKAGFRREQTVASEKAGGSHGPLRASAHIRVSARFDYQPDICKDYKETGYCGYGDSCKFMHDRGDYKSGWQMEQEWDEAEKARKRKLAMKGDDDDDEDDDQEDDDDEDGLPFACFICRQPFVDPVVTKCKHYFCEHCALKHHAKKKKCYVCNQPTLGIFNTAHEIRKRIAAEGK encoded by the exons ATGGCTGAAAAATCAGAACAATCACCACCAAAAACCGAACAAG TGTGCAACTTTTTTAGAAAACCCTCAAAGAACAAAAACATACGAAAAAGACCTCATAACGAACAAGAAGATGATTCAACAACCGAACAAGAAGAGGAACCTTCAGTTATAATCAACAAGAAAAAGCAAATTACACCGGATAATAAACTCCACTTTGCAACAGCTCCATCAAAACGGTCAATAGTTGACCAACAACATCCAGACCCAGCAGACACAAAAGCAACAATATTCCAATTTGATTCATCAAAGGAAATCCAAGTTCAAAACGACAGTCGAGCGACCGCAACGTTAGAAACGGAGACCGATTTCTCGACGGACGCGAGAGCGATAAGGGAAAGAGTGTTGAAGCAAGCCGACGAGGCGTTAAAGCGGAAGGGTGATGCGGGTAACGGTGAGAAGTTGTATAAGGGGATTCATGGGTATACGGATTATAAAGCGGGGTTTAGGCGAGAGCAGACGGTGGCTAGTGAGAAAGCGGGTGGGTCGCATGGACCGTTGAGGGCTTCGGCTCATATTAGGGTTTCGGCGAGGTTTGATTACCAGCCGGATATTTGTAAGGATTATAAGGAGACCGGGTATTGTGGGTATGGTGATTCGTGTAAGTTTATGCATGATCGTGGGGATTATAAGTCGGGGTGGCAGATGGAGCAGGAGTGGGATGAAGCTGAGAAAGCGAGGAAGAGGAAATTGGCGATGAaaggagatgatgatgatgacgaggATGATGATCAGGAGGATGATGACGATGAGGATGGACTTCCGTTCGCTTGTTTTATCTGCAGACAGCCGTTTGTTGATCCGGTTGTGACGAAGTGCAAGCATTATTTCTGCGAACACTGCGCTTTAAAG CATCATGCCAAGAAGAAAAAATGCTACGTGTGCAACCAGCCGACACTTGGGATATTCAACACTGCTCATGAAATTCGAAAGAGGATAGCTGCTGAGGGAAAATAG
- the LOC110937539 gene encoding phospholipase A1 PLIP1, chloroplastic: MMVCSSISVSSQPTTPNILNRSISSQNLRQHARIRRAHSDNNLCYSANHVQASMNQPKLKNSRSVGIFNLNLSSSFIPNSLKTLLFDPDTSTGMDTDTDTERGDEVADVSDVEMTKEEKNRANWIERLVEIRSRWVQKQNNELDGENGEEKGCDEDGNGEGCEVDYSDDEDNVIVNQETFSGMLKQVSWSDTKQFSQLAFLCNMAYVIPEIEEDDLRRYYDLTFVTSSLEKKVSAQEIPRELNSVPVTASTNNQRPEKHTTRTSAYEIAASAATYVQSQAGGLINLESDPLAEEDDDITDPSSRVYNSEMAAYMAASTMTAVVAAPEKEKQEAARDLQSLHSSPCEWFICDDSSIYTRCFVIQGSDSVASWQANLFFEPTKFEETGVPVHRGIYEAAKGIYEQFMPHIQEHLNRYGERAKLQFTGHSLGGSLSLLVNLMLLTRKVVKPSALRPVVTFGSPFVFCNGQKILDQLGLDENHVHCVMMHRDIVPRAFSCNYPKHVAQLLKRLCGTFRSHPCLNRNSILYTPLGKMFILQPDEKSSPHHPLLPAGSALYVMENTNRGLTKTAIRAFLNSPHPIETLQHPTAYGSDGTILRDHDSSNYLKAVNGIIRQHTKTFIRKPKQQRNLLWPLLTSQSPHYWSQETKVKEKQLTVSDQRRLVTTEVA, encoded by the exons ATGATGGTATGCAGTAGTATCTCCGTTTCCAGCCAGCCAACGACCCCAAACATCCTTAACCGGTCAATCTCAAGTCAAAACTTAAGACAACATGCACGAATTCGAAGAGCACACTCCGACAACAATTTATGTTATTCTGCTAATCATGTTCAGGCGTCGATGAATCAACCCAAGTTGAAAAACAGCCGTTCGGTTGGGATTTTCAACTTAAATCTATCGAGTTCGTTTATCCCAAACTCACTTAAGACATTGCTATTCGATCCTGACACAAGCACAGGTATGGATACAGATACAGATACAGAACGGGGAGATGAAGTGGCAGATGTTAGTGACGTTGAAATGACGAAAGAAGAGAAAAACCGGGCTAATTGGATTGAGAGGCTAGTGGAAATTAGAAGCCGGTGggttcagaaacaaaataacgaACTCGATGGTGAAAACGGAGAAGAGAAAGGATGTGATGAAGATGGAAATGGAGAGGGTTGTGAGGTAGATTATAGCGATGATGAAGACAACGTAATCGTTAATCAGGAAACATTCTCGGGAATGTTGAAACAAGTTTCTTGGTCTGATACAAAGCAGTTTTCACAATTGGCTTTCCTTTGTAACATGGCCTATGTTATTCCAGAGATTGAG GAGGACGACTTGAGAAGATACTACGACTTGACATTTGTAACATCTTCATTGGAGAAGAAAGTGTCGGCCCAAGAGATTCCACGCGAGTTGAACAGCGTACCGGTGACTGCTTCAACAAACAACCAGAGGCCCGAAAAGCATACAACTCGTACTTCTGCGTATGAAATAGCGGCCTCGGCAGCAACATATGTACAATCCCAAGCAGGTGGACTGATCAACCTTGAATCCGACCCGCTCGCTGAGGAAGACGATGACATCACAGATCCTTCTTCAAGAGTTTATAATTCGGAAATGGCGGCGTATATGGCGGCTTCTACTATGACAGCAGTAGTTGCAGCACCTGAGAAAGAAAAACAGGAGGCTGCAAGGGATCTTCAGTCACTTCATTCATCCCCTTGTGAGTGGTTTATTTGTGATGATTCGAGTATATACACTCGGTGTTTTGTCATCCAG GGTTCGGATTCGGTGGCATCATGGCAGGCAAATCTCTTCTTTGAACCGACAAAGTTTGAG GAAACAGGCGTGCCAGTTCATAGGGGAATTTACGAGGCGGCAAAGGGAATATACGAGCAATTCATGCCACATATTCAAGAACATCTTAACAGATATGGTGAAAGAGCAAAGCTCCAGTTTACAGGTCATTCTCTAGGGGGGAGTCTCTCTCTACTAGTTAATTTGATGTTATTGACCAGAAAGGTGGTCAAACCGTCGGCTCTAAGACCAGTAGTCACCTTTGGTTCACCATTTGTGTTCTGTAATGGTCAAAAGATTCTTGATCAATTGGGCCTTGACGAGAACCACGTTCATTGTGTCATGATGCATAGAGACATTGTTCCAAGAGCGTTTTCATGCAATTACCCAAAACATGTTGCTCAATTACTTAAAAGGTTGTGTGGTACCTTTCGCTCTCATCCATGCCTCAATAGAAAT AGTATTCTATATACACCATTGGGAAAAATGTTCATTCTCCAACCAGATGAAAAGTCATCACCACATCATCCTTTACTCCCGGCTGGAAGTGCGTTATATGTTATGGAGAATACAAACCGAGGTTTAACTAAAACTGCTATTCGGGCCTTTCTAAATTCCCCACATCCAATAGAAACCCTACAACATCCGACAGCCTACGGTTCAGATGGCACAATCCTTAGAGACCATGACTCAAGCAACTACCTAAAGGCAGTAAACGGGATCATAAGACAGCACACAAAAACATTCATAAGGAAACCTAAACAACAGAGGAACTTGTTGTGGCCGTTACTGACCTCACAATCTCCACATTATTGGAGTCAAGAAACAAAAGTCAAAGAAAAGCAGTTGACTGTTTCGGATCAAAGGAGGTTGGTTACTACAGAGGTGGCGTGA